The following nucleotide sequence is from Gemmatimonadales bacterium.
GCGCGTCGAGAATCGCCTCGTCGAGCTGCCGGTTCATCTCGTAGGTGTAGGTGTTGGCCGGCGGGTCGTTCAGCGCCACGATGGCGATCCCGTCCTGCTTGGTGACGTCCACCAGCCGCTTCGCCGTCTTCGTGTCCTGCGCCATCGTCGCCGTCATCGGACGTGTACCTCCGCAGCGTAGCCGTTCAGGAACAGCCGGCAGATGGACTCCGCCAGCTCCTCGACCCCGACCGGCCCGGCGGGGTCGTACCAGGTGTAGATCCAGTTCATCATGCCGAACAGCGCGTACACGGCCACGTGCCGGTCGGTCCGGTGGCCGCCATCCTGCGCGTCGAGGGCCGCCAGCAGACCCAGGCCCAGCTCGACGTAGGCCTTCTTGAGGGCCCGCACTTCCTCCAGCCGAGGTCCCGTGAGCGACTCCGCCTCGTGCGAGAGCACCTTCATCTCGTCCATGTGGTTCGCGAAGAACATCACGTGGTGGCGGATGAAGGCGCCCAGCCGCTCCTCGGGCGTCACCGCCGCCGCGACGGCCGCCTCGGCGGCCCTGCGCACCCGCTCGAAGCAGCCCTTCTGGATCTCGAACAGGAGATCCTCCTTGCCCGCCACGTAGTAGTACATTCCCGCCAGGCTCATGCGGCTCGCCTTGGCGAGGTCACGCATGCTGGTCCGGTGGTAGCCCCGGGCCGCGAACACGTGCGCGGCGGCGGCCAGGAGCGCGTCCCGGCGGCGGTCGAAGTCCTGCATACACCCTCGGAGTGTTCGAACGGTTGTTCGAGAGAATATCACCGGCCCTTAACGCCAGGCGCAAGGTCACGTCCAACTCACTGACGCATGGGAGTTCCTGCGCTGTCCGTCGCCGCTGACGGCGACCTGATCGCCCGGTACCTCGCGGGCGAGGAAGCGGCGGCCGCGGAGTTGGTCCGCCGGCACGCCATGGCGCTGGCGCGCTTCGTCGCCGCGCACGGGGCGCCGGACGACGAGCTGGAGGATCTCACGCAGGAGGCGCTGTTCAAGGCGTTCCGGGCGCTGGGGACGTTTCGCGGCGGGGCGTCGTTCCGGACCTGGCTGCTGGCGATCGGCGGGAACGTGCTGAAGGACCGGCGGCGGCGGTGGCGCCGGCACCAGGTGGTCGCGCTGACGCCGGACATCCGGGATCCGTCCGGCGACCCCGGGGCCCAGGCCGAGGCGGGTTGGACGGCGGAGCGGCTGCAGGAGGGGATCGGGAAGCTGGCGCGGCTGCAGCGCGAGGTGTTCCTGATGCGGGCCCAGCAGGGGCTCGGCTACGAGGAGATTGCGGGCGGTCTGGGGATTTCCGAAGGGGCGGCACGGGTGCATTACCATCACGCCGTGA
It contains:
- a CDS encoding TetR/AcrR family transcriptional regulator, which translates into the protein MQDFDRRRDALLAAAAHVFAARGYHRTSMRDLAKASRMSLAGMYYYVAGKEDLLFEIQKGCFERVRRAAEAAVAAAVTPEERLGAFIRHHVMFFANHMDEMKVLSHEAESLTGPRLEEVRALKKAYVELGLGLLAALDAQDGGHRTDRHVAVYALFGMMNWIYTWYDPAGPVGVEELAESICRLFLNGYAAEVHVR
- a CDS encoding RNA polymerase sigma factor, with protein sequence MGVPALSVAADGDLIARYLAGEEAAAAELVRRHAMALARFVAAHGAPDDELEDLTQEALFKAFRALGTFRGGASFRTWLLAIGGNVLKDRRRRWRRHQVVALTPDIRDPSGDPGAQAEAGWTAERLQEGIGKLARLQREVFLMRAQQGLGYEEIAGGLGISEGAARVHYHHAVKRLKAWIA